The Calliphora vicina chromosome 3, idCalVici1.1, whole genome shotgun sequence genome contains a region encoding:
- the Alp10 gene encoding membrane-bound alkaline phosphatase, with protein sequence MRLFIALTLLWASALAHDNGQHPNFPRARSYQPLDEEQTTEFWMNKAQNILAHKLQKLNKLNTNKAKNIILFLGDGMSVHTITATRDFMGDSNKQVSFEKFPYVGLSRTYAVNKRTPDSAATATAYLNGVKANYGTIGVNAQVPKYDCFKANDTTTHTESLAKWAQDAGKWAGLVTTARVTHASPAGVYAHTANRGWEYNQAVINDGCSDDINVDIARQLVEWPVGKELHVVLGGGRRNFRDKSINDEEGSRGYRTDNRDLIQEWLQEKKQENKSAEYVWSKKGLEMVDINKTDYLMGLFSASHCPYHGDLKREHLENSDPSLTEMTEAAIKLLSKNEQGYFLFVEGAKIDMAHHDSRAHKSLEDTAEFARALELARNITSEEDTLIVVTSDHAHTMTINGYPNRRQNIFGLAPGNGDDGLPYTILSYANGPGYSKTYSSKKGRRDLSNADLKDPKYRYMATVPLDSETHGADDVGVFASGPYEHYFTGNYEQSNIPALMAHIANIGPFADDKL encoded by the exons ATGAGGCTCTTTATTGCTTTAACATTACTCTGGGCTTCGGCCTTGGCCCATGACAATGGACAACATCCGAATTTTCCACGAGCTCGCAGTTACCAGCCCTTGGATGAAGAACAAACCACAGAATTTTGGATGAACAAGGCTCAAAATATATTGGCTCACAAATTGCAGAAATTGAACAAGCTCAATACGAACAAggccaaaaatattatattgtttttgGGTGATGGAATGTCTGTGCATACCATAACGGCGACCAGAGATTTTATGGGTGACAGCAATAAGCAGGTGTCATTTGAAAAGTTTCCCTATGTGGGTTTATCACGAACATATGCGGTAAATAAAAGAACTCCAGATTCAGCGGCCACAGCTACGGCATATTTGAATGGTGTTAAGGCTAATTATGGCACCATAGGAGTCAATGCTCAGGTACCTAAATATGATTGCTTTAAAGCCAATGATACTACAACTCATACAGAAAGTTTGGCTAAATGGGCTCAAGATGCTGGCAAATGGGCTGGTTTGGTTACCACTGCCCGGGTAACACATGCTTCACCGGCTGGTGTTTATGCTCATACTGCCAATCGTGGTTGGGAATATAACCAGGCTGTTATCAATGATGGCTGCAGTGATGACATTAATGTAGACATAGCCCGCCAATTGGTGGAATGGCCAGTGGGCAAAGAGTTGCATGTTGTGTTAGGTGGTGGTCGTCGGAATTTCCGTGATAAATCTATAAATGATGAAGAAGGCTCTCGCGGCTATAGGACCGACAACCGAGATTTAATTCAAGAATGGTTGCAAgagaaaaaacaagaaaataaatctGCCGAATATGTGTGGTCGAAAAAGGGTTTGGAAATGgttgatataaataaaacagaTTATTTAATGGGCTTATTCAGTGCTTCGCATTGTCCCTATCATGGCGATTTAAAGAGAGAGCATTTGGAAAACTCTGATCCCTCTTTAACGGAAATGACCGAGgcggccattaaattattaagcAAAAATGAGCAAGGTTATTTCTTGTTTGTGGAGGGAGCCAAAATTGATATGGCCCATCATGACTCCAGAGCCCACAAGTCTTTGGAGGATACAGCTGAATTTGCCAGAGCTTTAGAATTGGCGCGTAATATAACCAGTGAGGAGGATACGCTAATAGTGGTGACCTCAGATCATGCACATACCATGACCATTAATGGTTATCCG aatCGCCGTCAAAACATATTTGGTTTGGCCCCTGGCAATGGAGATGATGGTCTGCCCTATACCATTCTCTCCTATGCCAATGGCCCCGGCTACTCCAAAACCTACTCCTCCAAAAAAGGTCGTCGCGATTTATCCAATGCTGATTTAAAAGATCCCAAATATCGTTATATGGCTACCGTACCTTTAGATTCCGAAACTCATGGAGCCGATGATGTGGGAGTATTTGCTTCGGGACCCTATGAACACTACTTCACCGGCAACTATGAACAAAGCAATATACCCGCCCTAATGGCTCATATTGCCAATATTGGTCCTTTTGCTGATGATAAATTGTAA
- the Alp9 gene encoding membrane-bound alkaline phosphatase, which produces MAKLKTILILTLLMAAVATLQAHLEEDMEEERMHPSFKEEKSGKILLMAREGEDTNEFWLNMGKEFVRQQQKQQQNTNVAKNVIMFLGDGMGLTTLVAARNYIDAEHTKLSFEEFPYIGLSKTYSVDKIVPDSATTATAYLCGVKANYGTIGVNAAILRDDCQAMKNSSNHVYSIAKWAMDEGKSAGFVTTTRVTHASPSGVYAHTADRDWESNADIEQVCGADHGLDDIAQQLIYGEVGSRLKVMMGGGKSAFIDKTLYSQGWRTDGRNLIEEYQKQSPKYQYVETKEQLEQLDFSQTERLLGVFNDGHLDYHLDSLANPENTQPTLEEMTKKAIEFMQLQKDKGYFLFIEGGRIDMGHHDTKARLALDETKEFSQAIAVAREMTSEEDTLIVVTSDHSHTFSVAGYQDRGSDIFSLVSNADDKLPYEPLSYANGEGYYKHFDVKNSKRVNPEEVLKGEANDVFPATVPLDSETHGGEDVGVFASGPWSHLFTGVYEQNAIPHMMAYAACVGEGLKACDSLSDGSMK; this is translated from the coding sequence ATggctaaattaaaaacaattttaatactaACACTATTAATGGCTGCTGTGGCTACATTACAAGCCCATCTAGAAGAGGATATGGAGGAGGAACGTATGCATCCTAGTTTTAAGGAGGAAAAGTCTGGAAAAATTCTGTTGATGGCCCGTGAAGGCGAAGATACCAATGAGTTTTGGTTGAATATGGGCAAAGAGTTTGTGCGTCAACAACAGAAGCAGCAACAAAACACCAATGTGGCTAAAAATGTTATAATGTTTTTGGGTGACGGCATGGGTTTGACCACCTTGGTAGCAGCCAGAAATTATATAGATGCTGAACACACCAAATtatcatttgaggagtttcCCTATATAGGTTTGTCCAAAACCTATTCGGTGGATAAAATAGTGCCCGATTCGGCTACTACAGCCACGGCTTATTTGTGTGGTGTCAAGGCTAATTATGGTACGATTGGTGTTAATGCAGCCATTTTAAGGGATGACTGTCAGGCCATGAAAAATTCCAGTAATCATGTTTACTCCATAGCCAAATGGGCCATGGATGAAGGAAAATCAGCGGGCTTTGTTACCACCACACGTGTAACCCATGCCTCGCCTTCTGGTGTTTATGCTCATACAGCCGATCGTGATTGGGAAAGTAATGCCGATATAGAGCAGGTTTGTGGTGCTGATCATGGTTTGGATGATATAGCCCAGCAATTGATTTATGGTGAAGTGGGCTCAAGGCTTAAAGTAATGATGGGTGGTGGTAAAAGTGCTTTCATAGATAAAACCTTATATAGTCAAGGCTGGCGCACAGATGGCCGCAATTTAATAGAGGAATATCAAAAACAATCACCTAAATATCAGTATGTAGAAACCAAGGAACAATTGGAGCAATTGGATTTCTCGCAAACCGAACGCTTGTTGGGTGTATTTAATGATGGTCACTTGGATTATCACTTAGATTCGCTAGCTAATCCCGAGAATACTCAACCTACTTTAGAGGAAATGACCAAAAAGGCCATAGAGTTTATGCAGCTGCAAAAGGATAAAGGTTATTTCCTATTTATTGAGGGCGGCAGAATTGATATGGGTCATCATGATACCAAGGCCCGTTTGGCTTTAGATGAGACTAAGGAGTTTTCTCAAGCCATTGCTGTGGCCCGTGAAATGACCAGTGAAGAAGACACTCTGATTGTGGTAACTTCTGATCACTCGCATACCTTTAGTGTGGCCGGTTATCAAGATCGAGGATCGGATATTTTCAGTTTAGTTAGTAATGCAGATGATAAATTACCCTATGAACCGTTGAGTTATGCCAATGGTGAGGGATATTACAAACATTTCGATGTTAAGAATAGCAAACGTGTTAATCCCGAGGAGGTATTAAAGGGTGAGGCTAATGATGTATTCCCCGCCACCGTACCCTTGGACTCAGAGACTCATGGTGGTGAGGATGTGGGTGTCTTTGCTTCGGGTCCTTGGTCGCATTTGTTTACGGGTGTCTATGAACAGAATGCTATACCTCATATGATGGCCTATGCAGCCTGTGTTGGTGAGGGTCTAAAAGCTTGTGATAGCTTATCGGATGGAAGCATGAAATAA